The Etheostoma cragini isolate CJK2018 chromosome 15, CSU_Ecrag_1.0, whole genome shotgun sequence genome window below encodes:
- the rpl3 gene encoding 60S ribosomal protein L3 produces the protein MSHRKFSAPRHGSLGFLPRKRSRRHRGKAKSFPKDDSSKPVHLTAFLGYKAGMTHIVREVDRPGSKVNKKEVVEAVTIVETPPMIVVGVVGYVETPRGLRSFKTIFAEHVSDECKRRFYKNWYKSKKKAFTKYCKKWQDDDGKKQLEKDFASMKKYCQVIRIIAHTQMRLLPLRQKKSHLMEVQLNGGNISDKVDWAREKLEQAVSINTVFTQDEMIDVIGITKGHGYKGVTSRWHTKKLPRKTHRGLRKVACIGAWHPARVAFSVARAGQKGYHHRTEINKKIYKIGQGYHTKDGKLVKNNASTEYDLSNKSINPLGGFVHYGDVTNDFIMVKGCVVGTKKRVLTLRKSLLVQTSRRALEKIDLKFIDTTSKFGHGRFQTVEEKKAFMGPLKKDRITKEETA, from the exons ATG TCTCACCGAAAATTTTCGGCTCCCCGCCACGGATCTTTGGGCTTCTTGCCCCGAAAGAGGAGTCGTCGTCACCGTGGTAAGGCCAAGAGCTTCCCCAAGGATGACTCCAGCAAGCCCGTGCACCTGACTGCCTTCCTGGGCTACAAGGCCGGCATGACACACATCGTGCGTGAGGTTGACAGACCTGGCTCAA AGGTCAACAAGAAAGAAGTGGTTGAGGCTGTGACCATTGTGGAGACGCCACCCATGATCGTTGTCGGCGTTGTGGGTTACGTCGAAACACCCAGAGGCCTGCGTTCCTTCAAGACCATCTTCGCTGAGCATGTCAGCGATGAGTGCAAGCGTCGGTTCTACAAGAACTG GTACAAGTCTAAGAAGAAGGCTTTCACCAAGTACTGCAAGAAATGGCAGGATGATGATGGCAAGAAGCAGCTGGAGAAGGACTTTGCTTCCATGAAGAAGTACTGCCAGGTCATCCGTATCATCGCCCACACACAG ATGCGTCTGCTGCCCCTGAGGCAGAAGAAGTCTCACCTGATGGAGGTGCAGCTGAACGGTGGCAATATCTCTGACAAGGTAGACTGGGCCCGTGAGAAGCTGGAGCAGGCAGTCTCTATCAACACAGTCTTCACTCAGGACGAGATGATCGACGTCATTGGTATCACCAAGGGTCACGGATACAAAG GTGTCACCAGCAGATGGCACACAAAGAAGCTTCCCCGCAAAACCCATCGTGGTCTGCGTAAGGTGGCCTGTATCGGAGCCTGGCATCCTGCCCGTGTGGCCTTCTCTGTGGCCCGTGCTGGTCAGAAGGGCTACCACCACCGTACAGAGATCAACAAGAAGATCTACAAGATTGGCCAGGGTTACCACACAAAGGATGGAAAGCTTGTGAAGAACAATGCCTCCACCGAATATGATCTGTCCAACAAGAGCATCAACCCCCTG GGTGGATTTGTCCACTATGGAGATGTGACCAATGATTTTATCATGGTGAAGGGCTGtgttgtggggaccaaaaagaGGGTGCTGACTCTGCGCAAG TCTCTGCTGGTGCAGACCAGCCGTCGTGCCTTGGAGAAGATCGACCTAAAGTTTATCGACACAACCTCCAAGTTTGGTCACGGCCGCTTCCAGACCGTGGAAGAGAAGAAGGCGTTCATG GGACCACTCAAGAAGGACCGCATCACCAAGGAAGAAACGGCTTGA
- the slc25a39 gene encoding solute carrier family 25 member 39 isoform X1, with the protein MGERAVSSSVAAISPVQQMLASGTGALLTSIFVTPLDVVKIRLQAQQTPFHQALACESAPWGGVIRPSKWKCFLYCNGLMDHIYVCQNGTSCTSWYKTPTHFSGTLDAFVKISRHEGLRSLWSGLPPTLVMAVPATIIYFTCYDQLRDFLRYGLGFQGSHIPLVAGGLARLGAVTVISPLELVRTKMQSRRLSYSELRVCIRSAVAQDGLLSLWRGWGPTVLRDVPFSALYWFNYELVKARLCQRSRMTQANFSISFTAGAISGAIAAILTLPFDVVKTRRQIQLGEMDTLGVSLKKTTSTWHIMKGIWAEMGYRGLFAGFMPRVIKVAPACAVMISTYEFGKTFFQKMNLDREGLGS; encoded by the exons ATGGGGGAGCGGGCCGTCAGCAGCTCGGTGGCTGCTATCTCTCCAGTGCAGCAGATGCTGGCTTCTGGCACCGGAGCCCTCCTCACATCTATTTTTG TCACACCGCTGGACGTTGTGAAGATCAGACTGCAGGCTCAGCAAACACCGTTCCACCAAG ctttagcGTGTGAATCAGCTCCGTGGGGGGGCGTCATCCGCCCGTCCAAGT ggaaatgtttcctgtattgtaACGGACTGATGGACCACATCTACGTGTGTCAGAATGGGACCAGTTGCACCAGCTGGTACAAAACACCAACACATTTCAGTGGGACACTT GATGCGTTTGTGAAAATCTCTCGACATGAAGGACTCCGGTCTCTGTGGAGTGGACTACCACCAACACT gGTTATGGCTGTACCTGCCACTATCATCTACTTCACCTGCTACGACCAGCTGCGGGACTTCCTGAGATACGGTCTGGGTTTCCAGGGCAGCCACATCCCTCTGGTTGCTGGGGGTCTGGCCAGAT TGGGGGCAGTGACGGTGATCAGCCCTCTGGAGCTGGTCAGGACCAAGATGCAGTCCCGCCGGCTGTCCTACAGCGAGCTGCGGGTGTGTATCCGCTCCGCTGTGGCTCAGGACGGCCTGCTGTCCCTGTGGAGGGGCTGGGGACCCACCGTCCTCAGAGATGTCCCCTTCTCTG cgttGTACTGGTTCAACTATGAACTGGTGAAGGCCCGGTTGTGTCAACGGTCCCGAATGACTCAGGCCAACTTCTCCATCAGCTTTACTGCGGGAGCCATCTCTGGAGCT ATTGCTGCGATCTTGACGCTGCCTTTTGACGTGGTGAAGACACGGAGACAGATCCAGCTTGGAGAAATGGACACTCTGGGAG TTTCCTTAAAGAAAACCACGTCCACTTGGCACATAATGAAGGGGATATGGGCTGAGATGGGCTACAGGGGTCTTTttgcag GTTTCATGCCCAGGGTGATCAAAGTGGCCCCAGCCTGCGCTGTCATGATAAGCACCTATGAGTTTGGAAAGACCTTCTTCCAAAAGATGAACCTTGATCGCGAGGGACTGGGATCCTGA
- the slc25a39 gene encoding solute carrier family 25 member 39 isoform X2 — translation MGERAVSSSVAAISPVQQMLASGTGALLTSIFVTPLDVVKIRLQAQQTPFHQGKCFLYCNGLMDHIYVCQNGTSCTSWYKTPTHFSGTLDAFVKISRHEGLRSLWSGLPPTLVMAVPATIIYFTCYDQLRDFLRYGLGFQGSHIPLVAGGLARLGAVTVISPLELVRTKMQSRRLSYSELRVCIRSAVAQDGLLSLWRGWGPTVLRDVPFSALYWFNYELVKARLCQRSRMTQANFSISFTAGAISGAIAAILTLPFDVVKTRRQIQLGEMDTLGVSLKKTTSTWHIMKGIWAEMGYRGLFAGFMPRVIKVAPACAVMISTYEFGKTFFQKMNLDREGLGS, via the exons ATGGGGGAGCGGGCCGTCAGCAGCTCGGTGGCTGCTATCTCTCCAGTGCAGCAGATGCTGGCTTCTGGCACCGGAGCCCTCCTCACATCTATTTTTG TCACACCGCTGGACGTTGTGAAGATCAGACTGCAGGCTCAGCAAACACCGTTCCACCAAG ggaaatgtttcctgtattgtaACGGACTGATGGACCACATCTACGTGTGTCAGAATGGGACCAGTTGCACCAGCTGGTACAAAACACCAACACATTTCAGTGGGACACTT GATGCGTTTGTGAAAATCTCTCGACATGAAGGACTCCGGTCTCTGTGGAGTGGACTACCACCAACACT gGTTATGGCTGTACCTGCCACTATCATCTACTTCACCTGCTACGACCAGCTGCGGGACTTCCTGAGATACGGTCTGGGTTTCCAGGGCAGCCACATCCCTCTGGTTGCTGGGGGTCTGGCCAGAT TGGGGGCAGTGACGGTGATCAGCCCTCTGGAGCTGGTCAGGACCAAGATGCAGTCCCGCCGGCTGTCCTACAGCGAGCTGCGGGTGTGTATCCGCTCCGCTGTGGCTCAGGACGGCCTGCTGTCCCTGTGGAGGGGCTGGGGACCCACCGTCCTCAGAGATGTCCCCTTCTCTG cgttGTACTGGTTCAACTATGAACTGGTGAAGGCCCGGTTGTGTCAACGGTCCCGAATGACTCAGGCCAACTTCTCCATCAGCTTTACTGCGGGAGCCATCTCTGGAGCT ATTGCTGCGATCTTGACGCTGCCTTTTGACGTGGTGAAGACACGGAGACAGATCCAGCTTGGAGAAATGGACACTCTGGGAG TTTCCTTAAAGAAAACCACGTCCACTTGGCACATAATGAAGGGGATATGGGCTGAGATGGGCTACAGGGGTCTTTttgcag GTTTCATGCCCAGGGTGATCAAAGTGGCCCCAGCCTGCGCTGTCATGATAAGCACCTATGAGTTTGGAAAGACCTTCTTCCAAAAGATGAACCTTGATCGCGAGGGACTGGGATCCTGA